Proteins encoded within one genomic window of Leptolyngbyaceae cyanobacterium:
- a CDS encoding AAA family ATPase — MLNIPGYQIFNLIYESTNSLVYRGLRNEDKLPIILKFLKEEYPTQEELTRYKQEYEITRNLNIPGVVKAYESIKYHNTPVIILEDFGGESIKNLLVNQKFDLARFLRFAIQITDSLGQIHQHNIIHKDINPFNIVINPQTEQVKIIDFGISSILTRENPTIKNPNCLEGTLPYMSPEQTGRMNRSLDYRTDLYSLGATFYEMITNRLPFEMTDAMEVVYCHIAKQPIPPQQINPEIPQTVSNIIMKLLAKNAEDRYQSAWGIKADLEECLKQLKQQGKVTEFSLGKQDIADKFQIPQKLYGRKREIDTLLTAFERVSEGAIEMMLVSGYSGIGKSALVQEIHKPITKRRGYFITGKFEQFQRNVPYSGVINALKELVGQLLTESESQLEDWRQKISAALGINGRLIIDVIPEIELIIGSQPPLIELGPTESQNRFNLVFQNFIRVFSQLHRPFAIFLDDLQWADSASLKLIELIMADTKTHSLFLIGAYRDNEVDSHHSLTITLENLISQGTTINHINLYPLQIPQIVDLIADTLQSDERAVRDLAILVFHKTEGNPFFINQFITTLYQENLLSFDLISRKWHWNVAEIEAVGITDNVVELMTEKLQKLPKATQQVLRLAACVGNQFDLTTLAIIDEKSNTETFAELLPAIQEGLILANSHLQTTEDNSVNGELVILHYQFLHDRVQQAAYQSIAERDKKATHLKIGKLLLSNIPPEERSEKIFDLVDHLNFGRKLIGKKSEKFELAKLNLEAGKKAKNATAYAAAREYLKVGMEVVGDIWKEGYELAFELSKERAEAEYLSGNFEDAKAIIYQALSKANSVYEQVELYTILILQHCTVGEYQEAVKAGRNAVSLLGVDLPKDDFQTAIDLEFAQVKQNLENREIASLIDAKEMEDPAQRVLLNLLATMLAPLHFYDFNLFNFIIVKILNLSLKYGNAAESPFSYSTYGVMIASMLGDYQSCYQFGLLSLKLSDRLNNLQQKCKNSFLFVECINHWVKHLKEGQRIANEGHQAGLESGELIFAAYLLESKLCHSFYLGKNLEQLFIESKSYFKFARKIKNLYAADLIYSIQINIKLLLEDDPHLFLDYEEVSERDFLERCYAHQSFTAIGFCHLIKSQILYLSGDYNEALRHNLEVKKFMANLFTNYAVSQYNFSNSLILLALYPEVSEEVQKEYWQQLVENQKQMKIWADNCPENFLNIYLLVDAEMARIAGKYLEAIDLYDRAIRSAQENEFIPNQALANELAAKFWLSQGKEKYAKVHMTEAYANYQLWGAKQKLKDLEAKYSHLLTRIARSTPFTATLNAATYTSNGNHASFLDLDTVIKASQAISGEIVLDKLLDKLMKILLENAGAEKGILILNQPNSKMVIEATPEEFLVKKNIDTLDTKYLPLTALNYVERTRADVVLNYASREGKFTEDPYIAQQQVKSLLCTPIVNQGQLIGILYLENNLAVSAFTPERLKILRLLSAQAAISLENALLYASVEQKVAERTHQLNEKNERLEQTLNELQRTQIQLIHSEKMSSLGEMVAGIAHEINNPVNFVYGNVDFAKDYVKNLIKLINLYQNTYPTFTEEIRELTKEIDLEFMLEDLQKAFASMKLGSERIRNIVLGLRNFSRLDEADMKPVDIHEGIDSTLLILQYRLNYQGDESKDNLTNGIEVIKNYGNLPKVICYASQLNQVFMNILTNAIDGIEQSFMTSSLSLQKRKGEIHIYTEITSSDRVKIRIFDNGCGIPEDVKSKIFDPFFTTKPVGRGTGLGLSISYQIVVEKHGGKISCLSTLGEGTEFAIELPIKPNQKAL; from the coding sequence ATGCTTAATATTCCAGGATATCAAATTTTTAACCTCATTTACGAAAGTACTAATTCTCTCGTTTATCGAGGGCTGAGAAACGAAGATAAGCTACCAATTATTCTCAAATTTTTGAAAGAAGAATATCCCACCCAAGAAGAACTCACCAGATATAAACAAGAATATGAAATTACGCGCAACTTGAACATCCCAGGAGTTGTTAAAGCCTATGAATCGATTAAATATCATAACACTCCGGTCATTATCTTAGAAGATTTTGGCGGGGAATCAATTAAAAATTTATTAGTTAATCAAAAATTTGATTTAGCACGATTTTTGCGATTCGCCATCCAAATCACCGATAGTCTCGGCCAAATTCATCAGCATAACATTATCCACAAAGACATCAATCCTTTCAATATTGTAATTAACCCCCAAACCGAACAAGTAAAAATTATTGATTTTGGGATTTCCTCGATCTTAACCCGTGAAAATCCCACCATCAAAAATCCCAACTGCTTAGAAGGAACTCTACCCTATATGTCACCAGAACAAACGGGTAGAATGAATCGTTCCCTTGATTATCGTACAGACCTTTACTCTCTAGGAGCCACCTTTTATGAAATGATTACCAATCGGCTACCTTTTGAAATGACTGACGCAATGGAAGTCGTTTATTGTCACATTGCCAAACAACCAATTCCTCCCCAACAAATCAATCCGGAAATACCTCAAACAGTTTCAAATATCATCATGAAACTGTTAGCAAAAAATGCCGAAGACAGATATCAAAGTGCCTGGGGAATTAAAGCTGATTTAGAAGAATGCCTCAAGCAATTAAAACAACAAGGTAAAGTAACGGAATTTTCCCTCGGTAAGCAAGATATTGCCGATAAATTTCAAATTCCTCAAAAATTATATGGCAGAAAAAGAGAAATTGATACTTTATTAACAGCGTTTGAAAGAGTTAGCGAAGGCGCAATTGAAATGATGTTGGTATCGGGTTATTCCGGTATCGGTAAATCAGCCTTAGTACAAGAAATTCACAAACCGATTACCAAGCGACGCGGTTATTTTATTACAGGTAAATTCGAGCAATTTCAACGCAATGTTCCTTACAGTGGCGTCATCAACGCTTTAAAAGAATTAGTCGGTCAACTGCTAACAGAAAGCGAATCCCAACTAGAAGATTGGCGGCAAAAAATCAGCGCCGCTTTAGGAATCAACGGTCGATTAATCATCGATGTAATACCGGAAATAGAACTGATTATTGGGTCACAACCACCACTTATCGAATTAGGGCCAACCGAATCGCAAAACCGCTTTAATTTAGTTTTTCAAAACTTTATTCGCGTATTTAGCCAATTGCATCGTCCATTTGCGATCTTTTTGGATGATTTGCAATGGGCTGACTCTGCTAGTCTGAAATTAATCGAGTTAATTATGGCGGATACGAAGACGCATTCTCTATTTTTAATTGGTGCGTATCGAGATAATGAAGTTGACTCCCATCACTCATTAACGATAACTCTCGAAAATCTGATTTCTCAAGGCACGACTATCAATCATATTAACTTATATCCTTTGCAAATTCCTCAGATCGTCGATTTAATTGCCGATACTTTACAAAGCGATGAAAGAGCAGTAAGAGATTTGGCAATCTTAGTATTTCATAAAACAGAAGGTAATCCATTTTTTATAAATCAATTTATCACTACTTTGTACCAAGAAAACTTACTATCTTTTGATTTAATTTCTAGAAAATGGCATTGGAATGTAGCGGAAATCGAAGCAGTCGGCATCACCGACAATGTAGTAGAGTTGATGACAGAAAAGTTGCAAAAATTGCCAAAAGCAACACAACAAGTGCTTCGTTTGGCAGCTTGTGTAGGTAATCAATTTGATTTAACTACCCTAGCGATTATAGATGAAAAATCGAATACAGAAACTTTTGCCGAACTTCTGCCAGCTATTCAAGAAGGCTTAATTCTTGCTAATTCCCATTTACAGACCACGGAAGACAACAGCGTTAATGGTGAATTGGTAATTCTGCATTATCAATTTCTGCACGATCGCGTGCAACAAGCAGCTTATCAATCGATCGCCGAACGAGATAAAAAAGCCACTCATTTGAAAATCGGAAAACTGTTGTTGTCAAATATTCCGCCAGAAGAACGGTCAGAAAAAATCTTCGATTTAGTAGATCATTTGAATTTTGGCCGAAAATTAATAGGCAAAAAGTCAGAAAAATTTGAATTAGCTAAATTAAACCTCGAAGCTGGTAAAAAAGCCAAAAATGCTACTGCTTATGCCGCTGCTAGAGAATATTTAAAAGTAGGGATGGAGGTAGTTGGAGATATTTGGAAAGAAGGATATGAGTTAGCTTTTGAACTTTCTAAAGAAAGAGCAGAAGCCGAGTATTTAAGCGGCAATTTTGAAGATGCGAAAGCTATTATTTACCAAGCATTATCAAAAGCTAATTCAGTTTACGAACAAGTCGAACTATACACGATCTTAATTTTACAGCATTGCACGGTTGGCGAATATCAAGAAGCGGTCAAAGCTGGTCGAAATGCAGTGAGTTTACTAGGAGTTGATTTACCAAAAGATGATTTTCAAACAGCAATTGATTTAGAATTCGCACAAGTAAAGCAAAATTTGGAAAATCGAGAAATTGCCTCGTTAATAGATGCCAAAGAAATGGAAGACCCTGCCCAAAGGGTTTTGTTAAATTTACTAGCAACTATGCTAGCACCGTTGCATTTTTATGATTTTAATTTGTTTAATTTTATTATCGTAAAAATATTAAATCTTTCTCTCAAATATGGTAATGCGGCTGAGTCGCCGTTTAGTTATTCCACTTATGGAGTAATGATTGCTTCGATGTTAGGCGATTATCAATCCTGTTATCAATTTGGCTTATTGAGCTTGAAACTGAGCGATCGCTTAAATAATTTACAACAAAAATGTAAAAATTCTTTTTTGTTCGTTGAATGTATCAATCACTGGGTTAAGCATTTAAAAGAAGGTCAACGAATTGCCAATGAAGGACATCAAGCTGGTTTGGAATCGGGAGAGTTAATTTTTGCTGCTTATCTACTGGAATCTAAACTTTGTCATTCATTTTATTTAGGAAAAAATTTAGAACAGCTTTTTATAGAGTCTAAATCTTACTTTAAGTTTGCTCGCAAAATAAAAAACCTTTATGCAGCCGATTTAATTTATTCAATTCAAATAAATATCAAATTATTATTAGAAGACGACCCTCATTTATTTTTAGATTACGAAGAAGTTAGCGAACGGGATTTTTTGGAGAGATGTTATGCACATCAAAGCTTTACAGCTATAGGTTTTTGTCACTTGATTAAATCTCAAATTTTATATTTATCCGGAGATTACAACGAAGCATTGAGGCACAATTTAGAAGTTAAAAAATTTATGGCTAATTTGTTTACGAATTACGCAGTTAGCCAATATAACTTTTCTAATTCACTAATTTTATTAGCTCTTTATCCAGAAGTTTCTGAGGAAGTACAAAAAGAATATTGGCAACAACTAGTTGAGAATCAAAAGCAGATGAAAATATGGGCAGACAATTGCCCGGAAAATTTCTTAAATATCTATCTATTAGTAGATGCGGAAATGGCTCGCATTGCTGGGAAATATCTAGAGGCGATCGATCTATACGATCGCGCAATTCGATCCGCTCAAGAAAATGAGTTTATTCCCAATCAAGCTTTAGCCAACGAACTAGCAGCCAAATTTTGGTTAAGTCAAGGAAAAGAAAAATATGCCAAAGTTCACATGACAGAAGCTTACGCTAACTATCAACTTTGGGGTGCAAAACAAAAACTGAAAGATTTGGAAGCAAAATATTCTCATTTACTGACTAGAATAGCCAGAAGCACTCCATTTACAGCTACTTTAAATGCTGCTACCTATACCTCTAATGGTAATCACGCTAGTTTCTTAGATTTAGATACTGTCATTAAAGCTTCACAAGCGATTTCTGGGGAAATCGTGCTAGATAAATTGCTAGACAAGTTAATGAAAATTTTACTAGAAAATGCTGGAGCAGAAAAAGGTATTTTAATTTTAAATCAACCTAATAGCAAAATGGTAATTGAAGCTACGCCGGAAGAGTTTCTAGTAAAGAAAAATATTGATACTTTAGATACAAAATATTTGCCCTTAACAGCCCTTAATTACGTTGAAAGGACTCGCGCTGATGTAGTTTTAAATTATGCCAGCCGTGAAGGAAAATTTACTGAAGATCCTTATATTGCACAACAGCAAGTAAAATCACTTTTATGTACTCCGATCGTTAACCAAGGTCAACTGATAGGCATTCTTTATTTGGAAAACAACTTAGCTGTTAGCGCGTTCACTCCAGAAAGGTTAAAAATATTAAGATTACTTTCTGCTCAAGCCGCTATTTCTTTAGAAAACGCCTTACTTTATGCTTCCGTAGAACAAAAAGTAGCAGAAAGAACGCACCAATTGAATGAAAAAAACGAGCGTCTCGAACAAACTCTAAATGAATTGCAACGTACTCAAATTCAGCTTATTCACAGTGAAAAAATGTCTAGTTTGGGTGAGATGGTGGCAGGGATTGCTCATGAAATTAACAATCCAGTTAATTTTGTCTATGGAAACGTAGATTTTGCCAAAGACTACGTTAAAAATTTAATAAAATTAATTAATTTGTACCAAAATACTTATCCTACTTTCACCGAAGAAATCAGAGAGTTAACTAAAGAGATAGATTTGGAATTCATGTTAGAAGATTTGCAAAAAGCTTTCGCTTCCATGAAATTGGGATCTGAACGCATCCGCAATATAGTGCTTGGTTTGCGAAACTTCTCTCGGTTAGATGAAGCTGACATGAAACCCGTCGATATTCACGAAGGGATCGATAGTACATTGCTGATTTTGCAGTATCGTTTAAATTATCAAGGAGATGAAAGTAAAGATAATTTGACCAACGGTATTGAAGTGATTAAAAATTATGGTAATTTGCCTAAAGTTATTTGTTATGCAAGTCAATTAAATCAAGTGTTTATGAATATTTTAACTAATGCGATCGATGGAATAGAACAGTCATTTATGACCAGTAGTTTGTCCTTGCAAAAAAGAAAAGGGGAAATTCATATTTATACAGAAATTACTAGTTCCGATCGCGTCAAAATTAGGATTTTTGATAATGGGTGTGGCATCCCAGAAGATGTGAAAAGTAAAATTTTCGATCCCTTTTTTACGACTAAGCCAGTAGGTAGGGGTACTGGCTTAGGGTTATCTATTAGCTATCAGATAGTTGTGGAAAAACACGGTGGAAAAATAAGTTGTCTTTCTACGTTAGGAGAAGGAACGGAGTTTGCGATCGAACTTCCGATTAAACCGAATCAGAAAGCTTTATAG